A DNA window from Mesorhizobium sp. C432A contains the following coding sequences:
- a CDS encoding tripartite tricarboxylate transporter permease, giving the protein METLGHLAHGFSVAFSPMNLLWCLVGTTLGTAIGVLPGLGPALTIALLLPITYQVAPEASFILFAGIYYGAMYGGSTTSILLNTPGESATIVTALEGNRMARSGRGGAALATSAIGSFVAGTIGTMGVAFLAPVVVKFALAFGPAEYFSLMVLAFITVSAVLGSSSVRGLTSLFIGFVIGMIGVDLQTGQPRFTFGMNELLDGVDVIIAAVGLFAVGETLYMASRRYAGKDEIVPLKGSLYMTAAEWGRSWKPWLRGAFIGFPIGAMPAGGAEIPTFLSYAIEKKLSKHKEEFGTVGAIEGVAGPEAANNASAAGVLVPMLTLGLPTSATAAIMLSAFQSYGINPGPLLLTTQADLVWGLIASLFIANVILVVLNLPLIGLWVRLLKIPAPQLYAGILVFATVGTYGISQSPIDLVILYLLGAAGFLMRRFDFPTAPVIIGMILGPLAETQFRRAMTISNGDWSVFYTHKLSLVLLILAFIGLAGPHIWAFIEHRRRRGPEHVPGDA; this is encoded by the coding sequence ATGGAGACGCTCGGCCATCTCGCCCACGGATTTTCCGTCGCTTTCTCGCCGATGAACCTGCTGTGGTGCCTGGTCGGCACCACGCTCGGCACGGCCATCGGCGTGCTGCCCGGCCTCGGGCCGGCGCTGACCATCGCGCTGCTGCTGCCGATCACCTACCAGGTGGCGCCGGAGGCGTCCTTCATCCTGTTTGCTGGCATCTATTACGGCGCCATGTATGGCGGCTCGACGACCTCGATCCTGCTCAACACGCCGGGCGAAAGCGCCACCATCGTCACCGCGCTGGAAGGCAACAGGATGGCCCGCTCGGGTCGCGGCGGCGCGGCACTGGCGACCTCGGCGATCGGCTCCTTCGTCGCCGGCACCATCGGCACGATGGGCGTCGCCTTCCTGGCCCCGGTGGTGGTGAAGTTCGCGCTCGCCTTCGGGCCGGCCGAATATTTCTCGCTGATGGTGCTTGCCTTCATCACGGTGTCGGCGGTGCTCGGCTCGTCCTCCGTGCGCGGCCTCACCAGCCTGTTCATCGGTTTCGTCATCGGCATGATCGGCGTCGACCTGCAGACGGGACAGCCGCGCTTCACCTTCGGCATGAACGAACTGCTCGATGGCGTCGATGTCATCATTGCCGCGGTCGGCCTGTTTGCCGTCGGCGAGACGCTCTACATGGCCTCGCGCCGCTATGCCGGCAAGGACGAGATCGTGCCGCTCAAGGGCTCGCTCTACATGACCGCGGCCGAATGGGGGCGCTCGTGGAAGCCATGGCTGCGCGGCGCTTTCATCGGCTTCCCGATCGGCGCCATGCCTGCCGGAGGCGCCGAGATCCCGACCTTCCTGTCCTACGCCATCGAAAAGAAGCTGTCGAAGCACAAGGAGGAGTTCGGCACGGTCGGCGCCATCGAGGGCGTTGCCGGACCGGAAGCCGCCAACAATGCGTCTGCCGCCGGCGTGCTGGTGCCGATGCTCACCCTTGGCCTGCCGACCTCGGCGACCGCCGCAATCATGCTGTCGGCCTTCCAGAGCTACGGCATCAATCCGGGACCGCTGCTGTTGACGACGCAGGCCGATCTGGTCTGGGGCCTGATCGCCAGCCTGTTCATCGCCAACGTCATCCTGGTCGTTCTCAACCTGCCGCTGATCGGGCTGTGGGTACGGCTGTTGAAAATCCCGGCGCCGCAGCTCTATGCCGGCATCCTGGTGTTCGCCACCGTCGGCACCTACGGCATCTCGCAATCGCCGATCGACCTCGTCATCCTCTATCTCCTGGGGGCCGCCGGCTTCCTGATGCGGCGCTTCGATTTCCCGACCGCGCCGGTCATCATCGGCATGATCCTGGGGCCGCTTGCCGAAACGCAGTTCCGCCGGGCGATGACGATCTCGAACGGCGACTGGTCGGTGTTCTACACCCACAAGCTGTCGCTGGTGCTGCTGATCCTTGCCTTCATCGGGCTCGCCGGTCCGCATATCTGGGCCTTCATCGAGCATCGGCGCCGGCGCGGACCCGAGCATGTGCCGGGCGATGCCTGA
- a CDS encoding citryl-CoA lyase, with the protein MSERKTGRERGEEWWQTGIIEMSPGIIRLRGYEIQELIGRVSFPATIWLMLRGELPSEEQAALLGIALGAAVDHGPQAPSIAIARMAITCGVGINSAMASAVNVLGDVHGGAGEQALSFYGDIAVALDQGVALDQAVAARLDRFFAEEKGYVPGFGHRFHPVDPRAPRLIAVTREFAARGVVSGRFADIAEAVESEVARRKGKKIPLNIDGATAVIYGELGFPPPLTRGLFVLSRSVGILAHAWEQSQQSERNKGPLPREWLWAYTGTPLRPFPAEGDEGPAEGDEGK; encoded by the coding sequence GTGAGCGAGAGAAAAACCGGCCGCGAACGCGGCGAGGAATGGTGGCAGACCGGCATCATCGAGATGAGCCCCGGCATTATCCGGCTGCGCGGCTATGAAATCCAGGAGCTGATCGGCCGCGTCAGCTTTCCGGCCACGATCTGGCTGATGCTGCGCGGCGAATTGCCGAGCGAGGAGCAGGCGGCGCTGCTCGGCATTGCGCTGGGGGCGGCCGTCGACCACGGGCCGCAGGCGCCGTCGATCGCCATTGCCCGCATGGCCATCACCTGCGGCGTCGGCATCAACAGCGCCATGGCGTCCGCCGTCAACGTGCTGGGTGACGTGCATGGCGGCGCCGGCGAACAGGCGCTGTCCTTCTATGGCGACATTGCCGTGGCACTTGACCAGGGTGTTGCGCTGGACCAAGCCGTAGCCGCACGGCTCGACCGTTTCTTCGCCGAGGAGAAAGGCTATGTGCCGGGATTTGGCCATCGCTTCCACCCGGTCGATCCGCGCGCGCCGCGCCTGATCGCAGTGACGCGCGAGTTTGCCGCGCGCGGCGTCGTCAGCGGACGCTTTGCCGACATCGCCGAGGCCGTCGAATCAGAGGTGGCACGGCGCAAGGGGAAGAAAATACCGCTCAACATCGACGGCGCCACCGCCGTCATCTATGGCGAGCTCGGCTTTCCGCCGCCGTTGACGCGCGGCCTGTTCGTGCTCTCGCGCTCGGTCGGCATCCTGGCGCATGCATGGGAACAGTCGCAGCAAAGCGAGCGCAACAAAGGGCCGCTGCCGCGCGAATGGCTGTGGGCCTATACGGGCACGCCGCTGCGGCCATTTCCCGCTGAGGGGGATGAGGGTCCCGCTGAAGGGGACGAGGGCAAGTGA
- a CDS encoding NUDIX hydrolase, with protein MATTKKKAVRKARRGERIRQVAAIPFRLDVSGNFEVMLVTSRATKRFIVPKGWPMKGKSGRKAATIEAREEAGVLGKTRKAPAGSYSYWKRLEHNFVRVDVVVYLLEVSEELANWQEAKSRQRAWLKPQDAALLIDEPDLSTLMANLAPPQPAVPDPA; from the coding sequence ATGGCGACGACGAAGAAAAAGGCGGTACGCAAGGCAAGGCGAGGCGAACGCATTCGCCAGGTCGCCGCCATTCCCTTTCGTCTGGACGTTTCAGGCAATTTCGAAGTGATGCTGGTGACGTCGCGAGCGACGAAGCGGTTCATCGTGCCCAAGGGCTGGCCGATGAAAGGAAAGAGCGGGCGCAAGGCCGCCACCATCGAGGCGCGCGAAGAAGCCGGCGTGCTCGGCAAGACCCGCAAGGCGCCTGCCGGCAGCTATTCCTACTGGAAACGGCTGGAGCACAATTTTGTGCGCGTCGACGTCGTCGTCTATCTGTTGGAGGTGTCCGAGGAACTGGCCAACTGGCAGGAGGCCAAGAGCCGCCAGCGGGCATGGCTCAAGCCGCAGGACGCGGCGTTGCTCATCGATGAGCCGGATCTCTCGACGCTGATGGCCAACCTGGCGCCGCCTCAGCCGGCAGTGCCGGACCCGGCCTGA